The proteins below are encoded in one region of Naumovozyma castellii chromosome 6, complete genome:
- the KAP114 gene encoding karyopherin KAP114 (ancestral locus Anc_3.564) yields the protein MDIYQLITQAQSSDTQTREAAENQLSSSCDQNASQIFTSLMSVALDPKSPLSTRQFSLLTIRKFITMYWSPGFQSYRNTSTIQENTKEYIRNSLLQLCLDDAQDTKIKNSASYCIVQISAVDFPDQWPQLLSTIYMAIEQNHSLNALSLLNEIYDDVISEEMFFEGQIGMETLQIIFQLLTNNNANLKAKIAGTKLFNACLLQMSVVDSSSKHNRKEFVKECIFKALEVLGQLLELYPVSNDSLILNLRTKIYENVVLISNEFSRKLFTQAFKGLYKLQSFRDLEACSNQFNAFLENLSQADNDILESMNECVIHVLDFLTSISDSDFTMQEINLIVQSLTFLCCLDSDTLEQWSEDFNDFVSKETGLLASFTIRDQAAEFMSGLSNPNYSNFFNSIYAQVIYSLTGDVNDNLRESLLYLLQTLLTNEEDNDHDINIEPSVILKQFSSVFENGLQKTFLLSRIILLTPKLLEKFMDQLQDVKQLTGNYLRRTLDLALETHNEIIKSSSIIAFTYYSYFAELPSVLGPELCSIVQENTLKIISELSKEAEEDTNGLLMETLNQIISCNVHENLSPEILQTEFNLVLSISSKDPANVQVTVEAQDCLEHLLEGMNTETYLHYVDICLPSFIHTIDASAINQYRYTPVLSLILEFLTIFMKKKPVDGFLPTSISDFSFKSLCNLLSLSTEDETLQLATDAFSYMVYNTEPSAMVPKLQDIINVLDRLLSINVSDTAAMNVGTLVVTLFSKFSNEIQPLIPTILRAAVGRLIQAQNISTQQNLVSLLCFLTCSDPKQVIDLLYNFDSDHSTFTKVMNKWFESFETIRGEKKIKENIVALSKLYFTGDERLGKLIVNGDLIPYDGDLIITRSMAKKMPDKYTQIPAFTKIVKLFTTELGFQNKQPDSKILLESDIKNVDTSNNKTSEEAAGDDDEWEDVDDVLDYEKLREFVDDEDPADFGENDSDEITGLDTLKETIPELLVEFFKDVAARDLNGFHNIYNTLSENEKRILTENLV from the coding sequence ATGGATATCtatcaattaataacaCAGGCTCAATCATCCGATACTCAAACCAGGGAGGCTGCTGAGAACCAATTAAGTTCATCATGTGACCAAAACGCATCTCAAATTTTTACTTCTTTAATGAGCGTGGCTCTAGATCCTAAAAGTCCTCTGTCCACCCGACAATTCTCCTTACTAACCATTAGGAAGTTTATCACCATGTATTGGAGTCCAGGGTTCCAATCTTATAGAAATACTTCTactattcaagaaaatacaaaagaatatattagaaATTCTCTGTTGCAATTATGTTTGGATGATGCACAAGATACCAAGATAAAGAATAGTGCTTCTTATTGTATAGTGCAAATATCTGCGGTAGATTTTCCTGACCAATGGCCACAATTACTATCTACTATCTACATGGCTATCGAACAAAATCATTCACTAAATGCGCTGTCCTTATTGAATGAGATTTACGACGATGTTATTTCAGAGGAAATGTTCTTCGAAGGACAGATAGGTATGGAGACTTTACAAATTATCTTTCAGCTGTTAACTAATAATAACGCGAACTTGAAAGCTAAGATAGCTGGgacaaaattatttaacGCATGTCTATTGCAAATGTCCGTGGTggattcttcttctaaaCACAACAGGAAAGAATTTGTTAAAGAATGTATTTTTAAGGCTTTGGAAGTCCTAGGACAATTGCTTGAACTTTATCCAGTAAGTAACGATTCTTTAATCTTGAACTTGAGGACTAAGATATATGAGAATGTCGTCTTAATTAGCAATGAATTTTCAAGGAAATTGTTTACCCAAGCCTTTAAAGGACTTTATAAATTGCAATCCTTCAGAGACCTAGAAGCATGCTCCAACCAATTCAATGCTTTTTTAGAGAATTTAAGTCAAGCTGACAATGACATTTTAgaatcaatgaatgaatgtGTGATCCATGTGCTGGATTTCCTAACATCTATAAGTGATTCTGATTTTACTATGCAAGAAATAAACTTGATCGTCCAGTCATTAACCTTTCTCTGTTGTTTGGATTCAGACACACTAGAACAGTGGTCAGAAGACTTCAATGACTTTGTCTCAAAGGAGACTGGCTTACTTGCTAGTTTTACTATTCGTGATCAGGCAGCGGAGTTTATGTCTGGTTTAAGCAATCCAAATTattctaatttctttaacTCCATTTATGCACAAGTAATTTACTCGCTAACCGGAGATGTCAATGATAACCTAAGGGAATCATTGCTATATTTATTACAAACCCTCCTTACAAATGAGGAGGATAATGATCATGATATCAATATAGAACCATCTGTGATATTAAAACAATTTTCTTCCGTGTTTGAGAATGGCTTACAAAAAACGTTTCTATTATCAAGAATTATCCTCTTGACTCCAAAGTTGTTGGAAAAGTTTATGGATCAATTGCAAGATGTAAAACAACTTACGGGAAATTATTTGAGAAGAACTTTGGACCTTGCATTAGAGACTCacaatgaaattattaaatcttcAAGTATCATTGCCTTTACATATTACTCATACTTTGCTGAACTACCTTCCGTCCTTGGCCCAGAACTTTGTTCCATTGTTCAAGAAAACACTTTAAAGATAATTTCCGAACTCTCAAAGGAGGCTGAAGAAGACACGAACGGTTTACTAATGGAAACATTAAACCAAATTATTTCATGCAATGTTCATGAGAATTTAAGTCCTGAAATACTTCAAACCGAATTCAATTTAGTTTTATCTATCTCTTCGAAAGATCCTGCCAATGTTCAAGTTACAGTTGAAGCACAAGATTGTTTGGAACATTTACTAGAGGGTATGAATACCGAAACTTACCTGCATTATGTTGATATATGCCTACCTTCATTTATTCATACCATCGATGCAAGCGCCATTAATCAATATAGATACACGCCAGTGCTTTCGTTAATTCTAGAATTCTTAACAATCTTCATGAAAAAAAAGCCTGTTGACGGATTTTTGCCAACATCGATAAGtgatttttcatttaaatcACTATGTAACTTGTTATCCCTTTCAACAGAAGATGAGACGTTGCAACTAGCAACTGATGCTTTCAGCTACATGGTATATAATACGGAACCATCAGCAATGGTACCAAAATTACAGGATATTATCAATGTATTGGATCGTTTATTGTCAATCAATGTTTCGGACACCGCAGCCATGAACGTGGGCACTTTAGTTGTTACTCTCTTCTCAAAATTCTCAAATGAAATCCAACCATTAATTCCAACTATTCTACGTGCAGCAGTAGGCAGATTGATTCAGGCACAAAATATCTCTACACAACAAAATTTGGTTTCTTTATTATGTTTTTTGACTTGTTCGGATCCGAAACAAGTTATCGATTTACTGTACAACTTTGATAGTGATCATTCCACATTTACCAAAGTTATGAACAAGTGGTTTGAATCCTTTGAAACAATACGAGgagagaagaaaattaagGAAAACATAGTGGCTCTAAGCAAACTATATTTCACAGGTGACGAAAGATTGGGTAAACTAATTGTCAATGGTGATTTAATTCCGTATGATGGTGACTTAATCATTACCAGATCAATGGCGAAGAAAATGCCAGATAAATATACGCAAATTCCAGCTTTTACTAAGATTGTGAAGTTGTTTACCACTGAATTAGGATTTCAGAATAAACAACCGGattccaaaatattattagaatcTGATATTAAGAATGTTGACACTAGTAACAACAAAACCTCAGAAGAGGCTGCTGGCGACGACGATGAATGGGAAGATGTTGATGATGTCTTAGACTATGAAAAATTACGTGAATTTGTGGATGACGAAGATCCAGCCGACTTTGGAGAAAATGATTCTGATGAGATTACTGGCCTCGATACCTTAAAGGAAACTATTCCTGAGCTTTTGGTAGAATTCTTTAAGGATGTTGCAGCGAGGGATTTAAATGGCTTTCACAACATATACAATACCTTGtctgaaaatgaaaagagaatACTCACGGAAAATTTGGTATAA
- the NCAS0F04020 gene encoding uncharacterized protein (ancestral locus Anc_3.579): MSAFSDSDSETEVVSRNLCGVVDIGSNGIRFSISSKAAHHARIMPCVFKDRVGISLYEVQYSPDSLEKKPIPNEVIREICAAMKRFKLICEDFGVPESSVRVLATEATTNAINCQELIEAIYESTNWDVELLSGEEEGKLTAYGVMSSYNTVNGLYIDLGGASTQLSWMKCVDGEITQCETPVSLPYGAGTLTRRLKAEDANALFMEIKNAYKLAVERIKIPEDMFKNATLKGGFNLLARGGGLRGMGHLILSQTPDYPIQTILNGFSSSHNEFTAMADYLFLKGKIPGPKKEKIFKISERRADQLPAVGLLLSAMFESLPYIKSVYFSEGGVREGTLYSILPREIRGQDPLIIASRPYAPLLVDKYSALLMTALPENDIPEIIYKRIVPALANLAFVHASYPKELQPTAALHIATRGIVAGCHGLSHVARALIGIALCNRWGGNIPEQEEKYMQALEQVVLREGKSDSNRIVWWTKYIGTIMYVICGVHPGGNIRDDVFDFSVSKKSLKHEFRDLTIDEALASPSSHSKPNQSEHSTKHVREFEVVVRISKDDLKTSASVRSRIITLQKKIRKLSRGSSEKVRIGVQFHD; this comes from the coding sequence ATGTCCGCATTCTCTGATAGTGACTCAGAGACAGAAGTCGTCTCCAGAAATTTGTGTGGTGTCGTCGACATCGGCTCCAATGGTATTAGATTTAGTATATCTTCCAAGGCAGCTCATCATGCAAGGATCATGCCCTGTGTCTTTAAGGATAGAGTGGGCATTTCATTGTATGAGGTTCAATATTCGCCCGATTCACTTGAGAAGAAACCAATCCCAAATGAAGTCATACGAGAGATTTGTGCGGCTATGAAAAGATTTAAGTTAATTTGTGAGGATTTTGGTGTCCCTGAATCTAGTGTGAGAGTGTTGGCCACAGAGGCAACTACAAACGCCATCAATTGTCAGGAATTGATTGAGGCGATATACGAATCTACAAATTGGGATGTAGAATTGCTCTCGGGGGAAGAAGAGGGGAAACTCACCGCTTATGGTGTGATGTCTTCTTATAACACTGTCAATGGATTATATATTGATTTGGGTGGTGCATCCACTCAATTATCATGGATGAAATGTGTCGATGGTGAAATTACACAATGTGAAACTCCTGTCTCGTTGCCCTATGGTGCAGGAACACTAACCAGAAGATTAAAGGCGGAAGATGCTAATGCCTTGTTTAtggaaattaaaaatgcaTACAAGCTGGCTGTCGAAAGAATTAAGATTCCAGAGGATATGTTCAAAAATGCAACATTAAAGGGTGGATTTAACTTATTGGCCCGTGGTGGAGGACTTAGAGGCATGGGTCATTTGATTTTATCACAGACGCCAGATTATCCAATCCAGACCATTCTTAATGGGTTTTCATCGTCACATAATGAATTCACTGCAATGGCtgattatttattcttgaAAGGGAAAATTCCAGGCcctaagaaggaaaaaatatttaaaatatcagAAAGAAGAGCAGATCAGTTACCTGCGGTCGGGTTATTATTAAGTGCCATGTTTGAATCATTACCATATATTAAATCTGTCTATTTCAGTGAAGGTGGTGTAAGAGAAGGTACATTATATTCCATATTACCTAGAGAAATAAGAGGACAGGATCCATTGATTATTGCATCAAGACCGTATGCTCCATTATTAGTTGATAAATATTCAGCCTTATTGATGACAGCATTACCAGAAAATGATATACCCGAAATAATATACAAGAGAATTGTCCCAGCATTAGCTAACTTGGCGTTTGTTCATGCATCATATCCCAAGGAGCTACAACCAACGGCAGCTTTACATATTGCAACAAGAGGTATTGTTGCAGGCTGTCATGGGTTATCTCATGTAGCAAGAGCATTGATTGGTATAGCACTTTGTAATCGATGGGGTGGCAATATCCCAGagcaagaagaaaaatatatgcAGGCTTTGGAGCAGGTAGTATTACGTGAAGGGAAATCGGATTCGAATCGAATAGTATGGTGGACAAAGTATATTGGAACAATCATGTATGTCATTTGTGGGGTACATCCCGGTGGTAATATAAGAGACGATGTATTTGATTTTTCTGTATCtaagaaatcattgaaacATGAATTTAGAGATCTAACTATTGACGAAGCATTAGCATCTCCATCCTCTCATTCCAAGCCAAATCAATCAGAACATTCAACAAAACATGTAAGAGAATTTGAAGTAGTAGTAAGGATAAGCAAAGATGACTTAAAGACAAGCGCATCAGTCCGTTCCAGAATTATAACTTTACAaaagaagataagaaaattgTCCCGAGGTAGTTCCGAAAAGGTGAGGATTGGAGTACAGTTCCATGATTAA
- the RMD8 gene encoding Rmd8p (ancestral locus Anc_3.568) → MSDSSNEGSLSTSRTTPMSKRSPSILVTDSRSSKHRMSAPFAGHAAGSLNQPKPFNRGIPHHTPYSSTGIHSQLRKKSSGRFGDVSIDNILLDSSDVPSGRREERLSNSSQERFPFASDRLRSSYFKRSINPLPSRTSKTSQKLVLIPEDEPIGAEVGSSNVLDRKRHATTPRSPERYESSYKESKLARITAYNVADGFNLKLLSKFLGDTHEVSPRMYDECLYIAYTLPLLPGKEGFRIKSNISKKTVGGQTLIDKLIDTSEQRDHHYEYFSGVETLEDAHNNYELDSNAIPIDTTDPNLIPSHLPIPTTNPDSFNPSEPQFFAEESHNDQELRKGDGRLKNQKNKSINLATTIPSEDQHAELFIFHYGVIVFWNFTEMEEKNLLGDIAFSDYKNLVIRPLDEQDIETEQFHFEYDKDTERPRIFNDILTLRSGDHMIELTLSHAIAQSSKLSRFESRITPILASVTKLPKRLALYGTLGLQRKQLLKRSGKLFKLRVDVNLSSSVLDSPEFFWSSEPSLHPLYIAMREYLEIDQRVQVLNDRCKVFLEFFDICVDSVAERNIARVTWWFIIVIIVGVIFSLTEIFVRYIIIHSHR, encoded by the coding sequence atgtcCGACTCATCCAATGAAGGTAGTTTATCCACTAGCAGGACAACGCCAATGTCCAAAAGGTCTCCTTCCATCTTGGTTACTGACTCCCGGTCTTCTAAGCATAGAATGAGCGCCCCCTTTGCTGGACATGCTGCTGGGTCACTCAATCAGCCCAAGCCATTTAATCGTGGCATACCTCATCATACGCCATACTCTTCGACTGGAATACATTCTCAACTCCGAAAGAAATCCTCCGGAAGGTTTGGTGATGTATCCATTGATAATATACTTCTGGACAGTTCGGATGTTCCCTCAGGTAGACGAGAAGAACGGctttctaattcatcaCAAGAAAGATTCCCATTTGCTTCAGACCGACTGAGGTCATCATATTTTAAGAGATCCATTAATCCGTTACCTTCAAGAACATCAAAGACATCACAAAAGTTGGTCTTGATTCCAGAAGATGAGCCAATAGGAGCAGAAGTTGGTTCTTCGAATGTCTTGGATAGAAAGAGGCATGCCACAACCCCAAGATCGCCTGAACGGTATGAGTCCAGTTATAAGGAAAGTAAGCTGGCAAGAATTACAGCTTATAATGTTGCAGATGGatttaatttaaaattactttccaaatttctAGGTGATACCCATGAAGTCTCACCAAGAATGTATGATGAATGTTTATATATAGCGTATACTTTACCTTTATTACCAGGTAAGGAAGGGTTTAGAATCAAATCTAATATTTCTAAGAAAACGGTAGGAGGACAAACACTAATTGATAAGCTTATCGATACAAGTGAGCAACGAGATCATcattatgaatatttttctgGTGTTGAGACATTAGAGGATGCACATAATAATTATGAGTTGGATTCCAATGCTATTCCAATTGATACTACAGACCCGAATTTGATTCCATCACATTTGCCGataccaacaacaaatcCAGATTCATTTAATCCTAGTGAACCTCAATTTTTTGCAGAGGAATCACACAATGATCAGGAATTAAGAAAAGGTGATGGACGActaaaaaatcaaaaaaataaaagtatAAATTTAGCGACCACTATACCTTCAGAAGATCAACATGCAGAACTGtttatatttcattatgGTGTTATAGtattttggaatttcacagaaatggaagaaaaaaacttgTTAGGTGACATTGCATTTTCCGATTACAAGAATCTGGTTATTAGGCCTTTAGATGAACAAGACATTGAGACAGAACAATTCCATTTTGAATACGATAAAGATACGGAAAGGCCCagaattttcaatgatattTTAACGCTTAGATCGGGTGATCATATGATTGAGTTAACCTTATCACATGCAATTGCTCAATCTTCCAAGTTATCACGGTTTGAATCGAGGATCACTCCCATTTTGGCATCAGTTACTAAACTACCTAAACGTTTAGCCTTATATGGAACGTTAGGATTACAAAGGAAACAGCTTCTAAAACGATCAGGGAAGTTATTCAAACTGCGTGTTGATGTCAACTTATCGTCAAGTGTTCTGGATTCACCAGAATTCTTTTGGTCTTCTGAGCCAAGTCTCCATCCTTTGTATATTGCTATGAGAGAATATTTAGAGATAGATCAAAGGGTACAAGTCTTAAATGACCGGTGCAAAGtgtttttggaattttttgACATCTGTGTCGATTCTGTAGCTGAAAGAAACATTGCTCGAGTTACTTGGTggtttattattgttattattgtgGGTGTTATCTTTTCACTAACAGAGATCTTTGTGCgatatataataatacataGTCATAGATAG
- the ANK1 gene encoding ankyrin repeat-containing protein ANK1 (ancestral locus Anc_3.565) — protein sequence MSVEGASLKEQLLDASRRNNVDLLEQAFNDLDNDPKKIADLINTAKDPLGNTALHLASKYGSWEVLDKILDLDGDIEIDPQNDIDGDTPLHEAVRYAKEEPEHGTFIAQNLIEVGADARIANKHNQKPVDLIHGDELDDLVDLLQGAELAADTGVVGETEDEVEGEVVEDDDDSADDVDIDVKAVE from the coding sequence ATGAGCGTTGAAGGTGCATCATTGAAAGAGCAATTGCTAGACGCCTCCAGAAGAAACAATGTCGACTTATTAGAGCAGGCGTTCAATGATCTGGATAATGATCCTAAGAAAATTGCCGATCTGATTAACACAGCTAAAGATCCCTTAGGAAATACAGCATTACACCTCGCTAGTAAGTATGGATCTTGGGAAGTCCTAGATAAGATTTTGGATCTAGATGgtgatattgaaattgatccTCAAAACGATATTGATGGAGATACACCGTTGCACGAAGCAGTAAGATATGCTAAAGAGGAGCCTGAACACGGAACATTTATAGCTCAGAATTTGATTGAAGTGGGAGCTGATGCTAGAATTGCCAATAAGCATAACCAGAAGCCAGTGGACCTTATTCACGGTGATGAACTAGATGACTTGGTCGACTTACTCCAAGGTGCAGAGTTAGCTGCCGATACTGGGGTTGTTGGAGAAACTGAAGACGAAGTGGAAGGAGAGGTGgtagaagatgatgatgattccGCTGATGATGTTGACATAGATGTTAAAGCAGTTGAATAA
- the BRR6 gene encoding Brr6p (ancestral locus Anc_3.571): protein MTELKKREIFQVDRLLIFGPKCRDGVQILKNSEQAKEINLLNTRSSTDSAASFELTFYVGLMTSQISRNYDLPIEKNTNDQRPKIIAQYIQLLFNSVVVTVILFFAYQFVTLVKKDVDFKLQRKLVENDYRIQRCEENYVRNQCEPELRVPALEELCNEWFHCMQEKEETPKGTVVHISTTLWAQTLAEVVNAFIEPISWRTLFFILLTTCSIVAVTNIAFGSYTVHYQPEQVIRDR, encoded by the coding sequence ATGacagaattgaagaaaagggAGATATTCCAAGTTGATAGGCTCTTGATCTTCGGACCGAAATGCCGAGATGGCGtccaaatattgaaaaactcTGAACAAGCAAAAGAGATAAACTTACTTAATACAAGGTCATCAACCGATTCTGCAGCTTCTTTTGAGCTTACGTTCTATGTTGGGCTAATGACTTCGCAAATATCAAGGAATTATGATCTGCCGATAGAAAAGAACACGAATGATCAGCGACCGAAAATAATTGCACAGTATATTCAGCTATTGTTCAACTCTGTGGTGGTCACAGTAATCCTATTCTTTGCGTACCAGTTTGTCACATTAGTAAAAAAAGATGTTGACTTCAAATtgcaaagaaaattggtGGAAAATGATTACAGGATCCAACGTTGTGAGGAAAACTATGTAAGAAATCAATGTGAACCAGAGCTGCGTGTACCCGCCCTAGAAGAACTTTGTAATGAATGGTTTCATTGCATGCAGGAAAAGGAGGAAACCCCTAAGGGAACAGTTGTACATATTTCAACGACATTATGGGCTCAAACCTTGGCGGAAGTGGTTAATGCATTTATAGAGCCAATATCTTGGCGTACTTtgtttttcattttgttaACTACATGTTCCATTGTAGCCGTAACGAACATTGCGTTTGGATCCTACACTGTTCATTACCAACCAGAACAAGTGATTCGAGATAGGTAA
- the RET2 gene encoding coatomer subunit delta (ancestral locus Anc_3.575): MVVLAASITTRNGKPLLSRQFRELTKDRVMELLSNFQGLVSSISSDHTFVEDEHVRYVYKPFDDYYIILITNRQSNIIQDLSTLNLFSQTVNSYLSSYDETELYDNAFEILSSFDEIVVMGYKENLTAAQVSTYLSMESHEERIQEIIERNKELEATEERKRRAKEIARREHERKAGIYPSEVNVPLTNKFAGSSDPNVTNAYNSYYSNASAAAQQSYLHSQQPQEAPQSMYGPSGTGMKLSAKNSIMNDAQRRPMTTRPSMVTRLPQAPAMVGGEKDEEEQRTNNGILITINETINAEITRDGNISSSELKGVLELRINDASLAHSQLALLDSINVKDKAFQFKTHPNIDKNKFLSSKLISLRDAKKSFPSNDHSLGVLRWRKVCSADDTSLIPLNVSAWVTPSDNGEGIFDVTLELEITEEYGQELENVSFVLPVVTENVKINDESNDFNARIAGMDEEVGITIKLDSSITPGSSGVVAFTVEAGLEDAMFPITVGFKHVDESGKSLTGVGIANVTTMAGEEQEEGEELPYEAVAVLKTEEYLVV, from the coding sequence ATGGTTGTATTAGCCGCCTCAATTACCACTCGTAATGGGAAACCATTGTTATCTAGACAATTCAGAGAACTTACCAAGGACCGTGTCATGGAACTATTGTCTAATTTTCAAGGTTTAGTCTCTAGCATTTCTTCAGATCACACTTTCGTAGAAGATGAACATGTTAGGTACGTCTATAAACCATTTGATGATTATTATATCATTCTGATCACCAATCGTCAATCTAATATCATTCAAGATTTATCCACTTTGAACCTTTTCTCTCAAACTGTTAATTCTTATTTGTCAAGTTACGATGAAACTGAGTTATACGATAATgcctttgaaattttgagttcttttgatgaaattgtcGTCATGGGCTACAAGGAAAATTTAACCGCAGCTCAAGTCAGCACATACTTATCCATGGAATCTcatgaagaaagaattcaAGAGATCATTGAACGTAACAAGGAATTAGAAGCTACTGAGGAAAGAAAGCGTCGTGCAAAGGAAATTGCTAGGAGAGAGCATGAGAGAAAGGCAGGTATTTATCCTTCAGAAGTTAACGTTCCTCTAACTAATAAGTTTGCTGGAAGCAGTGATCCTAACGTTACTAATGCTTACAACAGTTATTACAGTAACGCATCAGCTGCAGCACAACAATCTTATTTGCACTCTCAGCAACCACAGGAAGCACCTCAATCAATGTATGGGCCATCAGGTACAGGTATGAAACTATCTGctaaaaattcaattatgAATGATGCACAAAGAAGGCCAATGACCACCCGTCCATCAATGGTTACCAGACTACCACAGGCTCCAGCTATGGTTGGTGGCGagaaagatgaagaagagcaACGTACAAATAATGGTATATTAATCACCATAAATGAGACCATTAATGCAGAAATTACTCGTGATGGtaacatttcttcttctgaattGAAAGGTGTTCTTGAACTACGTATCAATGATGCATCATTGGCTCATTCACAATTAGCATTATTGGATTCTATCAACGTAAAGGATAAGGCCTTCCAATTTAAGACACATCCAAACATTgacaaaaataaatttttatcttcaaaattaatcTCTCTAAGAGACGCAAAAAAATCATTTCCTTCTAATGATCATAGCTTAGGTGTCTTGAGATGGCGAAAAGTTTGCTCTGCTGATGACACCTCACTAATTCCATTAAATGTCTCTGCTTGGGTAACACCATCTGATAACGGTGAAGGTATATTCGATGTCACTCTAGAATTAGAAATAACAGAAGAATATGGCcaagaattagaaaatgtGTCGTTCGTCCTTCCAGTGGTAACAGAAAATGTTAAGataaatgatgaatctAATGATTTCAATGCCAGGATTGCTGGAatggatgaagaagttggTATTACTATAAAGCtagattcttcaattaCTCCAGGTTCATCTGGTGTCGTGGCATTTACCGTAGAAGCCGGTTTAGAAGATGCCATGTTCCCAATTACTGTTGGCTTCAAACATGTGGACGAATCTGGTAAGAGTCTAACTGGTGTCGGTATTGCTAACGTTACCACAATGGCCggtgaagaacaagaagaaggtgaagaaTTACCATACGAAGCTGTGGCAGTCTTGAAGACAGAAGAATACTTAGTTGTTTGA
- the PRE4 gene encoding proteasome core particle subunit beta 7 (ancestral locus Anc_3.574): MNHDPFSWGRPSDETYGAYNNEIAHAPSFPKMNTQQPIVTGTSVISMKYNNGVIIAADNLGSYGSLLRFTDIERLIPVGKNTIVGISGDISDMQHIEHLLEEIETENQYDNSFADNEESLQPSYVFEYLANVMYSRRSKMNPLWNALIVAGVEDNKPFLRYVNLLGVTYSSPTLATGFGAHLAVPLLRRVIDREEDIAKTDLQTAKTTILEAMKVLYYRDARSSRKFSLAIIDNDQGLIFEKDLQVEKMAWNFAKDIRGYGTQKV; the protein is encoded by the coding sequence ATGAATCACGATCCATTTAGCTGGGGGAGACCTTCCGACGAAACATACGGAGCAtacaataatgaaattgcCCATGCACCATCTTTCCCAAAAATGAATACTCAACAACCTATCGTTACTGGTACTTCAGTTATCTCAAtgaaatataataatggtGTGATTATAGCCGCTGATAACTTAGGGTCTTATGGTTCATTACTACGCTTTACAGATATCGAAAGATTGATACCTGTGGGTAAGAATACCATTGTGGGTATCTCTGGAGATATCTCAGATATGCAACACATTGAACATCTATTAGAAGAGATAGAAACTGAGAATCAATATGACAATTCCTTTGCTGACAATGAAGAATCGTTACAACCAAGTTATGTGTTTGAATATCTAGCCAATGTCATGTATTCCCGTAGATCCAAGATGAACCCACTTTGGAACGCATTAATTGTAGCTGGTGTGGAAGATAATAAGCCATTCTTAAGGTATGTTAATTTACTAGGTGTTACGTATTCGTCACCAACACTAGCCACAGGTTTTGGTGCTCATTTAGCAGTGCCATTATTAAGACGTGTTATTGATcgtgaagaagatattgcCAAGACAGATTTACAAACAGCAAAGACAACTATTTTGGAAGCCATGAAGGTCTTATACTATAGAGATGCTCGTTCGTCGAGGAAGTTTTCGTTAGCCATTATAGATAATGACCAGGGTCTAATTTTCGAAAAGGATTTACAAGTGGAGAAGATGGCTTGGAACTTTGCAAAGGATATCAGAGGTTATGGTACCCAAAAGGTATAA
- the KGD4 gene encoding alpha-ketoglutarate dehydrogenase subunit KGD4 (ancestral locus Anc_3.572) yields MNPTSTKLAKQAYVPMIKFIGTKHPIIKHPDKTTAHPCSMNKILPGSSECISVEQYLKNTIPFKVVPFKSIVNQNAVGLGKYTYVERPLQENELASVLDLPLRFRPKPIDDLELDSINSGGAF; encoded by the coding sequence ATGAATCCAACCAGCACAAAATTAGCAAAACAGGCATATGTTCCGATGATTAAGTTTATTGGAACAAAGCATCCAATCATAAAACACCCAGATAAAACTACTGCACATCCATGTTCAATGAATAAAATACTTCCAGGATCTTCCGAATGTATATCTGTTGAgcaatatttgaaaaacacCATTCCCTTTAAGGTGGTTCCATTTAAATCTATAGTAAATCAGAATGCTGTTGGTCTTGGGAAGTATACATATGTGGAGAGACCTCTTcaggaaaatgaattagCGTCAGTACTAGATTTACCTCTAAGATTTAGACCAAAACCAATTGATGACTTAGAATTAGATTCGATCAATAGCGGTGGTGCGTTTTAG